In the genome of Gemmatimonadota bacterium, the window CGCGATTAAGATCATGAACCGGTTCTCATTCGGATACCGGCTGTTACATGTGGACGGATTCGCCATTCCGCGCGGCCCGATCCTGATACTGGTGATTTTCGGTATCAGGATTGATCTTCTATAACGCCGAGACCCGATCGGTTGGCTGCTCTTCGTGAGCGGGCTGATCATGCTCGCCTTCGGAGCCATCGCCAGCATCCGTTTTCGTTTCCGAGGGCTCGGCCTTTGAACTGGTTACGATTCTCGTGCTCTTCATCGGAGGGATGGTTTATTTCTGAGATCGCTACGGGGAGTGCGTCGAATCAAACGATATAAGATCAATAAAGACCTGGCATATACAGAAATAGCTCAGATCGGTTTTTTATACCGGTAAACTCGTTAGATCATTCCCGTGCTGATCTGTAACCCAACCCCCATACACGAAGTAGCGCCCGACAACCGTCTTCAAATGACTGAGTAAAGTCGACCAATTGAAATGCAGACAGCGTCCAAGATAGCTTCTCAAAATCGCAAGATCGAAACAAGAGAGGACAGATTTTATTTTCGAAATGGTTTTTTTCAAGACAGAACAGTAGTTCTCTCTTAACCCACATTGATTCCACGGCATTCGGCGACAATACTAAGGTAAACCAATCACAACGCCGCAGTGCATCACCGACAGCGTCATGCCACTGCTCGGCTCCTCGCACATTTGTTTGGCTATACCAGACAGGAAGGCCATGTTGCCGCATCACACAGACCAATTTCTCAACAAACTGACGATCTCGGTCAGAGTGTGAAAGGAAGATTTCCTGTGGCAACATAGATTCAGGAGGTCGGTGGAGATGCAGGGTG includes:
- a CDS encoding toll/interleukin-1 receptor domain-containing protein gives rise to the protein MLPQEIFLSHSDRDRQFVEKLVCVMRQHGLPVWYSQTNVRGAEQWHDAVGDALRRCDWFTLVLSPNAVESMWVKRELLFCLEKNHFENKICPLLFRSCDFEKLSWTLSAFQLVDFTQSFEDGCRALLRVWGLGYRSARE